A genome region from Nitrospirota bacterium includes the following:
- a CDS encoding alkaline phosphatase family protein — protein MREKVIVIGLDGATFNLIRPWVREGRLPALARLMEEGCYGELISTPDMMSPSAWTSFATGKNPGKHGLYNFLDFVPNTLKLHYYSSIDRDGETLWGLLNKSGKKAGVLNVPMTYPADTLDGFMISGWNAPTVKSKGFSHPPEMIDEILKKFGGYPLFPTVKKYMVENKPSLAIEAIKNSLDAHAKVSKYLMETRDWDLLIAFFIATDQVQHYFWHYMDPQHPLHDPHAATECRDAIFNIYERCDRIISELIEKIGEETTIIVMSDHGHGPNHGATQYLPLWLKKMRFAVENEKSYSVNLLRTMQTAALKSIYNQMNKHLNMRVKGFLNRLVPNLRDKVESTWRFSSYDWARTKVFFHYEPRINLKGREPFGIISHGEEYEQLRNNLIEKLYECRDVKTGQRVIEKVFKGEEVYHGKHVSNAPDIVIWWKEGVVLSGLACLREDGVEVRVTEKYVDDPRTGNHFPHGIFLIKGKHIRKGKEIKGAEIIDLAPTILHLMNSPVPNDIDGKVLTEVFDEDFLKKNPVKFTKGRSDSDKKDGYSKSDEDNVHENLKALGYIE, from the coding sequence ATGAGAGAAAAGGTAATTGTCATCGGCCTTGACGGAGCCACATTCAACCTAATAAGACCGTGGGTCAGGGAGGGGAGACTCCCTGCGCTCGCAAGGCTCATGGAAGAGGGGTGTTACGGCGAGTTAATATCAACTCCTGACATGATGAGTCCATCTGCATGGACATCTTTTGCCACTGGCAAAAATCCGGGCAAGCACGGCCTTTATAATTTTCTCGATTTTGTGCCGAACACCCTTAAGCTCCACTACTATAGTTCTATAGACAGGGATGGAGAAACTCTTTGGGGACTTTTAAACAAGTCAGGAAAGAAGGCCGGGGTGCTTAATGTACCCATGACTTACCCAGCCGACACACTTGATGGCTTTATGATATCAGGCTGGAACGCTCCTACTGTCAAAAGCAAGGGGTTTTCACATCCCCCTGAGATGATAGATGAGATACTGAAAAAATTTGGGGGTTACCCTCTTTTCCCGACGGTTAAAAAGTATATGGTGGAGAATAAACCCTCTCTGGCGATAGAGGCAATCAAAAACAGTCTTGACGCGCATGCGAAGGTTTCTAAATATCTTATGGAAACCCGTGACTGGGACCTGCTGATAGCTTTTTTTATCGCGACAGATCAGGTGCAGCATTATTTCTGGCACTACATGGATCCCCAACACCCTCTTCACGATCCTCATGCCGCTACAGAATGCCGTGACGCTATTTTTAACATTTACGAGCGATGCGATCGCATCATATCCGAATTAATCGAAAAAATAGGAGAGGAAACGACGATAATAGTGATGTCCGATCATGGACATGGTCCCAACCACGGTGCGACCCAATACCTTCCTCTGTGGTTAAAAAAGATGCGCTTTGCCGTAGAGAACGAAAAATCATACTCTGTTAATTTACTGAGAACTATGCAAACCGCAGCGCTCAAGTCGATATATAATCAGATGAACAAGCATCTAAATATGCGTGTCAAAGGATTTCTCAACAGATTAGTACCGAATCTGAGGGATAAAGTTGAATCTACTTGGCGGTTCTCTTCATATGACTGGGCGAGAACTAAAGTTTTCTTCCATTATGAGCCGAGGATAAATCTAAAAGGAAGGGAGCCTTTCGGCATCATTTCCCATGGTGAAGAATACGAGCAATTGAGAAATAATCTTATTGAGAAACTCTACGAGTGCAGAGATGTAAAAACAGGGCAGAGGGTTATAGAGAAAGTTTTCAAAGGTGAGGAAGTATATCATGGAAAGCATGTTTCTAATGCCCCTGACATCGTTATATGGTGGAAAGAGGGGGTAGTGCTTTCAGGCTTGGCTTGTCTCAGAGAGGACGGGGTTGAGGTCAGGGTGACAGAAAAATACGTCGATGATCCGCGAACCGGCAACCATTTTCCACATGGAATTTTCTTAATAAAGGGCAAGCATATAAGGAAGGGAAAAGAGATCAAAGGCGCTGAAATCATAGATTTGGCGCCAACTATTCTCCATTTGATGAACTCTCCCGTTCCTAACGACATTGACGGCAAGGTCCTGACCGAGGTTTTTGACGAGGACTTCCTTAAAAAAAATCCTGTGAAGTTCACCAAAGGGCGTAGCGATAGTGATAAAAAAGACGGCTATTCTAAGTCAGACGAGGACAATGTCCACGAGAACCTCAAGGCGCTGGGTTACATAGAATGA
- a CDS encoding lysophospholipid acyltransferase family protein, which translates to MRAVKHTIIWFVWVVLRPILRFIPLKIMYRAASISATVAYLCATKKRKTLISELKKIFKDGSKKQLQSMAHKSFIIYYKRQVENVIFGDFTKERLERVVSIEGLEYLNQAVKEGKGAIILLSHFGSHLLVPLALAYRGYLVNQLTGGPGVVKQLDSPVYERVVEIRRKDSSSLPITFLSAHQSLHAALKALKRNELVAIAMDGRVGKKWIKVNMFNMETTLSPGPVRIALKTGAPIIPTFIIRNRDNTHKLILESPIELDYFKDEEKTIAVNTQKLARSFESYILRFPCHFGMILQIMRERVQNGILESSILP; encoded by the coding sequence ATGAGGGCAGTTAAACACACAATTATATGGTTCGTATGGGTTGTCCTTCGCCCCATTCTTAGGTTTATTCCTTTAAAAATCATGTACAGAGCGGCATCCATAAGCGCAACGGTTGCATACCTTTGCGCCACGAAAAAGAGAAAAACGCTTATTAGCGAGCTTAAGAAAATCTTTAAGGACGGATCTAAAAAACAACTGCAAAGTATGGCGCATAAGAGTTTCATTATTTATTACAAAAGACAGGTTGAGAATGTAATCTTCGGTGATTTTACCAAAGAAAGGCTTGAACGGGTCGTTTCTATCGAAGGATTGGAATATCTGAATCAGGCAGTCAAGGAGGGCAAAGGGGCTATAATACTTTTATCCCATTTCGGCTCCCACCTTCTTGTCCCGCTCGCCCTTGCTTATAGAGGGTATCTCGTAAACCAGCTTACAGGCGGCCCGGGAGTTGTCAAACAATTGGACTCACCAGTATACGAAAGGGTGGTCGAGATAAGAAGAAAGGATTCGAGCAGTTTGCCTATCACATTTTTAAGCGCGCACCAATCTCTTCATGCTGCCCTTAAAGCTCTTAAAAGGAACGAACTGGTAGCCATAGCGATGGACGGCAGGGTTGGAAAAAAATGGATCAAGGTCAATATGTTCAATATGGAGACAACACTGTCTCCGGGACCTGTAAGGATAGCATTGAAGACGGGCGCACCTATCATTCCGACCTTTATCATCAGGAACAGGGATAATACCCATAAGCTGATTCTCGAGTCGCCCATAGAGCTTGATTATTTTAAGGACGAGGAAAAGACGATTGCGGTCAATACTCAGAAGCTCGCAAGAAGTTTTGAATCATATATCCTCAGATTCCCATGTCATTTTGGGATGATCTTGCAGATAATGAGAGAACGGGTTCAAAATGGAATTCTGGAATCTTCCATACTGCCTTAA
- a CDS encoding O-antigen ligase family protein, whose product MNDRIPIFAPIIIISFLGMMLATISVIKSKGIRNPFAIANIILFLYGATTLLYTQNLEHSTVQLFIVFLNACLFSLFVNSIEDEKMHRKVMWCWVISGGLQALITILLYFVVYPPSGLFVYQHSISKNFAFVLELMTGYETDGYIKRGSAFTYAHESALLMNLTLAVAIGLFAWENKLFRRLILIVISILSIAANLLAMSRGGTGVLIIMAFFIFLFTRKYNRHFFLICIIFLLSVFAIFEAQNTILNSVMRTKVSPRLLVRGVETVSSSKQVAPDRVHMWKKGFKKLKKTLFLGLGVGNFNYYLKKVHSHSLYFSFLFDFGVIGVGILISLIMSLYRCFIVPQGDQSSYMQIMRIAILGGIVAIGVHGLVDFEYKRTLIWFFLGMAIPTASLARQELQTHTEEGSA is encoded by the coding sequence ATGAACGACAGAATACCGATTTTCGCACCAATAATTATAATCTCATTCCTTGGAATGATGCTTGCAACGATCTCTGTAATAAAATCAAAGGGCATTAGAAATCCTTTCGCCATAGCGAATATCATTCTTTTCCTTTATGGAGCCACTACATTGCTATATACCCAAAATCTGGAGCACAGTACTGTTCAACTTTTTATAGTCTTTTTGAACGCGTGTCTGTTCAGCCTGTTCGTGAATTCCATTGAAGATGAAAAAATGCACAGAAAAGTAATGTGGTGCTGGGTTATATCCGGCGGACTTCAGGCTTTGATTACCATCCTGCTCTACTTTGTAGTCTACCCCCCATCTGGTCTTTTCGTGTACCAGCACTCCATTTCAAAGAATTTTGCATTCGTATTAGAGCTTATGACAGGATATGAAACAGACGGATACATTAAAAGAGGGAGCGCTTTTACCTATGCTCATGAATCAGCACTTCTTATGAACCTTACACTTGCGGTCGCGATAGGACTTTTTGCCTGGGAAAATAAATTATTTAGAAGGCTGATCCTGATTGTTATATCAATCCTGTCTATTGCTGCAAATCTTCTGGCCATGTCACGAGGCGGCACTGGCGTGCTGATTATTATGGCCTTTTTCATTTTCCTTTTCACGAGAAAATACAACAGGCACTTTTTCTTAATATGCATAATTTTCCTTTTATCCGTATTTGCTATTTTTGAGGCGCAGAACACGATATTAAACTCGGTCATGCGCACGAAGGTCTCCCCTCGGCTGTTGGTCAGGGGAGTTGAGACCGTGAGCAGCTCAAAGCAAGTCGCGCCTGACAGGGTCCATATGTGGAAGAAGGGATTTAAAAAGCTTAAAAAGACATTGTTTCTCGGCCTTGGGGTGGGAAATTTCAATTATTATCTAAAAAAGGTTCATTCTCATAGCCTATATTTTTCGTTCCTTTTTGATTTTGGCGTAATAGGAGTAGGCATTCTGATCAGTTTGATAATGAGCCTCTACAGATGTTTTATAGTTCCACAGGGAGACCAATCGTCCTACATGCAAATTATGCGTATAGCCATTTTGGGAGGGATTGTAGCCATTGGAGTGCATGGGCTTGTGGATTTTGAGTATAAAAGAACGCTGATATGGTTCTTTCTAGGCATGGCTATTCCAACCGCAAGTTTAGCAAGGCAGGAACTTCAAACCCATACTGAAGAAGGTTCAGCTTGA
- a CDS encoding class I SAM-dependent methyltransferase yields the protein MRYFDEIEKRKKEASLSRHPKFLQSIFNSLSSVHDYYDECLAPLIRKDIKVLDAGCGKKGIMNKYRGKTAYTVGMDMQLSAIKQNAAMDYKVVSGVYSIPFKEETFDVIVSQWVVEHLSEPKKAFSEFRNVLKNNGSLILVTNSVYNPLMFFNAVMPEGIRDRIKKRALPPEIEEDTFPTYYKCNSVGKLDKALRELGFEKKFTGYVGDPSFFVFSKFIFPLTVVYELATSFRILRPLKMHVIVHYVKRDKS from the coding sequence TTGAGATACTTTGACGAAATTGAGAAGAGGAAAAAAGAGGCCAGCCTGAGCAGGCACCCGAAGTTCCTGCAGTCTATTTTTAACTCCTTAAGCAGCGTGCATGATTATTATGACGAATGTCTTGCCCCGCTCATAAGGAAGGACATTAAGGTGCTCGATGCGGGGTGCGGTAAAAAGGGTATCATGAACAAGTACAGGGGTAAGACTGCCTATACCGTGGGCATGGACATGCAGTTGAGCGCTATTAAGCAAAATGCCGCTATGGACTACAAGGTCGTCTCAGGCGTTTACAGCATTCCGTTCAAGGAGGAGACATTTGATGTGATAGTCTCGCAGTGGGTCGTTGAGCACCTCTCGGAGCCCAAAAAGGCATTCAGCGAATTTAGGAATGTGTTGAAGAATAACGGGAGCCTGATACTCGTAACGAACAGCGTATATAACCCGCTCATGTTCTTTAATGCGGTGATGCCAGAAGGTATAAGGGACAGGATTAAAAAGAGGGCGCTTCCGCCGGAGATAGAGGAGGACACGTTCCCGACATACTATAAATGCAATTCGGTCGGCAAGCTCGATAAGGCATTGAGGGAGTTGGGGTTTGAGAAGAAGTTTACAGGCTATGTAGGGGACCCTTCGTTCTTCGTATTTTCGAAGTTCATCTTCCCTTTGACAGTGGTATATGAGCTTGCAACCTCTTTCAGGATATTGAGGCCATTGAAGATGCATGTGATTGTCCATTATGTTAAGAGAGACAAAAGTTAA
- a CDS encoding B12-binding domain-containing radical SAM protein, whose translation MKITFISPYPDITAFGIRNISSYVKEHGHKTQIIFLPDPCGDDIADTKRYNDSVLEGIIPLCADADIIGVTLMTNFYQSAIEITEKIKRLKKPVIWGGVHATVMPEQCLMHADMVCIGDGEEVMLELLNRMERREDYDGVRGLCVKRDGNIIRNPLERLSDDLDKYPIPDYSMENHFVMHNGAITAMTTDLMRTMMEESYISNFISKCGYQTMSGRGCPHKCSYCVNDTLKNMYGGHDYLRWRSPEHVVEELLFVKKTMPFVGHIWFSDDSFFSRNLEKTKEFCKLYKEKIGLPFFALGSPLTINEEKMALLVDTGLRGVQMGIQTGSSHVQALFNRKNMSNERVLKAMNIINKYKDRLEPPHYDFILDTPYETDRDKVETLRFISRIPKPYNLQTFSLVLYPGTQMYDMAKKDGFINDEEKEILNRSYTRRSFGYFNVLFSLIKKGWLPVWTVRILISGPVLLFLNNKFMVPVIKAADMFAGALYRTLNGLCAPKVKRLKKT comes from the coding sequence ATGAAGATAACTTTCATCTCGCCGTATCCGGATATAACTGCTTTCGGCATAAGAAATATCTCTTCTTACGTCAAGGAACACGGCCACAAGACACAGATAATCTTTTTGCCTGACCCTTGCGGTGATGATATCGCCGATACGAAGAGATACAACGATAGTGTCCTTGAGGGGATAATCCCTTTATGCGCTGATGCCGATATAATCGGCGTAACGCTCATGACGAACTTCTATCAGAGCGCTATCGAGATCACCGAGAAGATAAAGAGGCTTAAAAAGCCTGTCATTTGGGGCGGCGTGCACGCGACTGTAATGCCTGAGCAGTGCCTCATGCACGCGGATATGGTATGTATCGGTGATGGGGAAGAGGTTATGCTTGAGCTTCTCAACAGGATGGAGAGGAGGGAGGACTATGACGGTGTCAGGGGCCTCTGCGTAAAGCGGGATGGAAATATCATAAGGAACCCTCTTGAGAGGCTCTCGGATGATCTCGATAAATACCCCATACCCGATTACAGCATGGAGAACCATTTTGTTATGCATAACGGCGCTATCACTGCGATGACGACGGATTTAATGAGGACCATGATGGAGGAAAGTTACATTTCGAATTTCATATCAAAGTGCGGTTACCAAACCATGTCAGGCAGGGGCTGTCCCCATAAGTGCTCCTACTGTGTAAACGACACGCTTAAGAACATGTACGGAGGCCACGATTACCTCAGGTGGAGGAGTCCGGAGCATGTTGTGGAGGAGTTACTTTTTGTAAAGAAGACCATGCCGTTTGTGGGGCACATTTGGTTCTCGGACGACTCGTTTTTTTCAAGAAACCTTGAGAAGACAAAAGAATTCTGCAAGCTTTATAAAGAGAAGATAGGGCTTCCTTTCTTCGCTCTCGGAAGCCCTCTGACAATAAACGAGGAGAAGATGGCCCTTCTTGTGGACACGGGCTTAAGGGGTGTACAGATGGGTATTCAGACAGGGAGCAGCCATGTGCAGGCGTTATTCAATCGCAAGAATATGTCTAATGAGCGGGTCTTAAAGGCCATGAACATAATTAACAAATACAAGGACAGGCTCGAACCCCCGCATTATGACTTCATACTCGATACACCATACGAGACAGACAGGGACAAGGTAGAGACCCTACGCTTTATCTCCAGGATACCGAAGCCTTATAATTTGCAGACATTCTCGCTTGTGCTTTATCCGGGCACACAGATGTACGATATGGCAAAGAAGGATGGGTTTATAAATGATGAGGAAAAGGAGATACTCAATAGGAGCTACACAAGGCGCAGCTTCGGGTATTTCAATGTGCTCTTCTCGCTCATTAAAAAGGGATGGCTTCCTGTCTGGACGGTCCGGATACTTATAAGTGGGCCGGTTCTGTTGTTTCTTAATAATAAATTCATGGTGCCTGTGATAAAGGCCGCTGATATGTTCGCGGGTGCGCTTTACCGGACACTCAACGGCCTCTGTGCGCCCAAAGTAAAAAGGCTTAAGAAAACATAG
- a CDS encoding glycosyltransferase family 9 protein: protein MFYKIINKKKRVATMIADVIGYALWTPARILRKDSPPRKEEVKEILVVRTAYIGDVIMTLPMLKPLKEFYQGSQITFLTANAAKDLFKGNPYVDDVITYDAFWFYEKSETFGDFLKRLRNRRFDLVIEARGDIRDILLIAYLCRARHRVSYKVAGGGFLLTGIVPYEKIKHKVEYHLDIVRFLGAETGKFAWDLYLTAEERNFGKALLTAQGIADSDTVIGIHPGGRKGLKCWSARKYAEVADWIISKYNAKVIFTGSGEEIKLIEDIMGKMSAKAVSLTGKTDLRILASLLKRFNLFICNDTAPLHIASAMKTPTVAIFGPSKSNETGPYGNIHRVVEKDFPCRYTCDEDVCNHRVHNECMTAITTDDVCEAVKDIMNEIADKGLKLPEKILKG from the coding sequence TTGTTCTACAAAATAATTAACAAAAAGAAACGGGTGGCAACCATGATAGCGGATGTAATCGGTTATGCGCTCTGGACGCCTGCGAGGATATTGAGGAAAGATTCGCCTCCTCGGAAAGAGGAGGTTAAGGAAATACTCGTTGTGCGCACCGCTTACATAGGCGATGTAATAATGACGCTCCCGATGCTCAAGCCCTTAAAAGAGTTTTATCAGGGCTCACAGATAACGTTTTTGACCGCAAACGCCGCGAAGGACCTCTTTAAAGGCAACCCGTATGTGGATGATGTCATTACTTATGACGCTTTCTGGTTTTATGAAAAATCCGAGACGTTCGGGGATTTTTTAAAGAGGTTGAGGAATAGAAGGTTTGATCTGGTAATAGAGGCGAGGGGCGATATTAGAGACATCCTTCTTATAGCATATCTCTGCAGGGCAAGGCATAGGGTTAGTTATAAAGTAGCAGGAGGAGGGTTTCTTTTAACGGGGATTGTCCCTTATGAGAAAATAAAACACAAGGTAGAGTACCATCTTGACATTGTAAGATTTTTAGGAGCCGAAACAGGTAAATTTGCGTGGGATTTGTATTTAACCGCGGAAGAAAGGAACTTCGGCAAGGCCTTATTAACTGCTCAGGGAATTGCCGATTCAGACACCGTCATAGGCATCCATCCAGGAGGCAGGAAAGGCCTGAAGTGCTGGTCCGCCCGGAAATACGCAGAGGTTGCTGACTGGATAATATCAAAATATAATGCTAAAGTTATTTTTACGGGTTCAGGGGAAGAAATAAAATTGATTGAAGACATTATGGGGAAAATGAGCGCCAAAGCAGTCAGTCTTACCGGCAAAACCGACTTGCGGATTCTTGCAAGCCTGCTGAAAAGATTTAATCTCTTTATATGCAATGACACCGCTCCCCTTCATATTGCCTCTGCCATGAAGACGCCGACAGTTGCTATTTTTGGTCCATCTAAAAGCAATGAGACAGGCCCCTATGGCAATATCCACAGGGTAGTTGAAAAAGATTTTCCATGCAGATACACCTGCGATGAAGATGTCTGTAATCATAGGGTGCATAATGAATGTATGACGGCTATAACTACTGATGATGTTTGTGAGGCTGTTAAGGATATTATGAATGAAATAGCTGATAAGGGTCTGAAGTTGCCTGAAAAAATATTGAAAGGATGA